One Myxococcales bacterium genomic window, ATGAAGAAGCTCCTTCTTTGACGATGATGTAGCCATGGGGCGAAGGGCGCCGCTTGTAGAAACGCGACCAAGCCCCGGCGAACGCACCCGCGGGCTCTTGTCGGACCGCGCTAGCGGGCAGCGTGTCGAAGCCTGCACGCACGCGCCCGACGCGGATCTTCGCGACGTGGTGCAAGACTTCTGGACGGGTCGCTGGGACCTTCGTGGACAGCCGCCCCACACAAGCGTGCTCCTCGGCGATCCGTCCCTTCACATTGTCTTCGAAGCCGGCGGCGCGCACGGCGGCAGCCGCATCGTCGGCGTGTGGACTCGCGTATGGCGGCGCGTCTTGGAAGACCAGGGCCTCGTTCGTGGCGTGAAGCTCCGGCCCGGGGCCGCGCGCGTGTTCCTCCCGACCGCTGCGACGGTGTTCACGAACCGCATCGTCCCCCTTCGCGACGTCTTTGGTGACGAGGTCCTCGCCTTGGAGGACGCCGTCCTACGGCCCGGTGGAGATCAAGAGGCGTTCGCAGCGTTCGCCGACTGGCTGCGCAAAAAGAGGCGCCTCGCACCGGACAACGAACCGAGCCTGGCGATCGCGCTCGTGGCTCGAGTTGTCGCCGACAGCGAGATCACGACGGTCGAACGGCTCGCGCAGGTCGCCGGCGTGCACCGCCGAATCCTCCAGCGGCTCTTCCGTGAGCACGTCGGCGCCACGCCGAAGCAGGTGATTCGCCGGAACCGTCTGCAGGAAATTGCGAAGCGCATGGAACAGGGTCTCGCGCCCTCGCTGGCGGCCCTCGCCGCGGACCTGGGCTACGCCGACCAGGCCCACCTTGCGCGCGACTTCAAGAGCGTGGTGGGCTCGAGTCCCAGCGCCTTCGCGGCGCGTTTTGCGAAACCCGCGTGAGACTCACCGCGGCAAGTTCACCGTGAGCGAGGTCTCTTCGCCGAGGTTTCCAGCGATGTCGATGGCCTGCACCGAGATCTTCACGCGTTCGGGCCGCTCGGGGAGCGCGATGGCGCTGTACGCGCAAGGCGGGAGGCTACCGCCCAACGTCAGCTGCGTCGGTCCCCCGCCGGCCGCGACGGGAATGATCACATTCCCACCGGGGAACGTGCCGTTCATCGTGTGAATGCGAAGAGCGACGAAGGGCGACGGCCCGTCGACGGGCGCGTCGACCTCGAGGGTCACGAAGGGACCGTCGAGCGCGAGGCCGTCAGGCAGCGTAACGACGCCGCCCTTGCCGCGCGCCAGCTTCCGTGGCGCCGCGCCGCGCACCTCCACGACCCGCACGCGCTTGGACCACGACGGCGGCGTTTGATCGATCTCGGCATTCGTTCGGAAGGTCCCCAGGATGCGGCCGGTCTCCCCGCGCACGAGCCAGACCTCGTAGCGCGTGTTCGCGTCGAGGGGCTCGAAGCCACGAACGCTGAGGACCCGATCCTCCTGACCGGTCGTGTGATCGATGCGCGTCTTCACGTCCTTTCCCGTCGTCGCGGAGCGGAGCACGAGCGCGTATTGGCCTTCGGGCTCAGGGCACCGCTTGGCGCTCGTCGCGCGGCACGTGCCGGTGAGCTCCCAGGTCGTTGGGAGCGTAAGCCACACGCGCGCGTTTCTCGGGACGACCCCCGAGGGCCCCGGCACGAACGTGTACTCGACGGCGCCGCAGGTGGACGCTTCGATGGATCGCGGGGTGGCGACCGCGGCCAAGAAGAGCACCCCGGCGCCCAAGTTGCGGAACGCGGACATGGAGAGGCCATGGTACTCGCAGACCACGACGCGTCGTTCGACTACCGCCCGATCGAGCCGGGGAGCACGATCGTGGGGCAGTCGTAGTCGCAGTGAAGATGCCCCTCCTTGTCGCAATACTGCTTCACCAAGCGGCAGACTTCGCCGGCCGTCGAGGTCGGGGAACAGGCCCCGCACACGAGGCCGCCGCGGTTGATCGCTTGCGCGTTGACGGTGGCCTCTGGCTGCTCGGGCGTCACCTCCGTCTCGCCGCCGTCATCCACGGCGGCGCCGCAAGCGATGGCGCCGAGGGCGAGAGATGCGAAGAGCGAGGTGCGCGCGACGAAACGAAGTTGAGCGTTGCGGAGGAGCATGGTGGCCTTCCCTTTCGTAGGCCACGGTCGCAAGGACGATGCCGCCGTTGACGACCGCGAAGACAGCCGCAAAACCCGTCGACCGCCGTGAGCGGGCGCGCCCGCGACGCGCGCGCGCTCAGCGTTCGTACCGGCCGGTGAGGTCAGACGACGGGGTGCCGCCTGCGCGCGTGCGCTTCCGCGTGCCTCTTCTTGCCAACAGCAGCGAAGAAGGCCCCCCTTGTGGCAAGGCGTTTCCTGCGATCGGCGAGAGCATAGTGTGATCTTCCATGGTTTCGCGCGTTAGCACGCGCCTTGCTCCACTCGTTCTCGTACGCCGATTCGACGGAAGAGCGCCGCGAGAGGCGCCTCGAATGGGCGATGGAGAACGACGCCCATGTGCAGCGGCATCTACCTTTTGTGCTTCCTCGGCGTCTTCGGCTCGCCGCCACCGCCGGGCGCACCTCCGAGTTGCGCCCCGACCTCGAGCGACAGCAGCCCCGACGCGCGCACGCCCAAGCTGCGACTCGGCCACTACTCGAGCGGTGACGGCACCGTAGGCTTCGTCTTCGATCGACGAGGAGAGCCGAAGCTGCGCGTCGACGGCACGCCGGAGGTGATCGTGCTTCGGGCGCGGGTCGCGTCGTCAAGCGTCACGGCGTTCATCGACGACGACGAGCGCACCTGGGCAGAGGGTGACGCCTGGGGACGCGTTCGCTTCCTCGCGCCGGGGCGAGACCCGGTTCTGGTGACGCGCGACGCCGACGCCGCTCCCCTGCCCGACGCGCCGCAGCCGGCCCTCGCGTCACGCCTGCACCTTGCGGCGTGGAGCGCGTCGGTAGAGGCCCGGTCGGGGGCGAAGGTGCTCTTCGAACTGGACGTCGCGTCGCTCGGCGGCGACGACGCGGCCCACCGCAACGTCACGCGCCAAGTGAGGCGTCTCGAAGAAGCGTTCGCGCGCATCGCAAGTGACGACCTCGGAAGGAAGGCGCTCACGAAGGTGAAGCTCGTTCGGCTCCGGAGCAGCGCAGCCGAAAAGCCAGCGCGCGCGATCTTCGCCGACGGCACCTTGACCCTCGAGGCGCCCTACGCGGCGTCGCGCGGCGTCGCGACCACCGATCTCGTTCGCCAACTAAGCCAGTCACTCTGATTTTCGAGATTCGAATGCTGTTCAGAAACCAAGGAGACCTCCCATGATGAAGACGATGATGTTCGCGCTCTCGTACCTTTCGCTCGTCGCGTGCGGCGGAGCCAACGCCGCGGTCCGAGACGGTGCATCGACCCCTGCCTCAGCTTCTCCGCCGGACTCGTCGGCGAGCGCCACGACGGCGACGTCAGCCTCGGCGGCGGGCCCCGGCGGAACCGCGGTCTCGGCCGAGCCGCCGGCCACCATGACCCTCGAAGCCAAGAAGGAGATGAAGTACGCGCAAGATCACTTCAACGAGCGCATGCGGCCCGTTCGCGAGCGCTGCGGGATGAACCTCCGCGTCGACATCGACTGGGCGAGCTTCGGCAGTGACATCGTCGCGCTGAAGGTCCTCGGCACCAACCGCGGCATCGGCGAAGCGGCCATGGCCATCGGGGGCCTTTGCCGCGACGCCGTCGGCAAGGAAGCCATCACCACGAAGCTCAAGCGCATCGAGCTCCGCAACGTCTCGGGCGCCACGTCGAAGAAGCTGTCCTTTGCGGCGGGCGTCCTTCGCATCGACGGCTCTTACAAGGACAACGTCGAAGGCACCTTCCATTCCGACGACTACACGAAGCTCTTGGAGAAGAACCTCTGCGGGGGCGCGCTTCGTGCGCCCGAGTGCGCGAGTGCCGCCGTACCCTCCGCAGGACGGCGGCCGCCGCGAGCGACGCTCGCGCCTCGAGTGCATCGCGCCCAGCCCTTGCGCTAGCCTAAGGCCGTGCGCTTCGAAGGTGAGCCGGACTACTCCAACGTTGAAGACCGACGCGGCCGGGGCGGCGGGCGCGGCGTGAGGCTCGGCCTCGGCGGCTTCATCGTGGTCGCCGTGGCGAGCGTCGCCTTTGGTCGGAACTTCTTCCGAGACCTCGGCGTTGACCAAAGGCCCACCCACACCAGCGGCACACAAGGCGGTCCTGCCGGAAATGCGGGCGCTCGCAGCGCACAGGAGAAGGACTTGGAGCGCGTGGCCGTGGGCGCGTTCAACGACGCCGAACGTTTCTGGTCGAGCGCGCTCACGACCCCCGCGTATCGCAGGTCGACGCTCGTGCTCTTCTGGGACGGCACGCGCTCGGCGTGCGGCGACGCGAGCGCCGCCAGCGGGCCCTTTTATTGCCCCGGCGACGAAAAGGTCTACATCGACCTGTCGTTTTACCGAGAGCTCGCGGCGCGCTTCAAAGCACCGAGAGACTTCGCCCAGGCCTACGTGATGGCCCACGAGATCGGGCACCACGTGCAGCACGTCTTGGGCACGGAAGCGAAGATGCGGAGCGCACAGCGGCGCGCGCCGGGCGAGAAAAACGCGCTCTCCGTGCGCCTCGAGCTGCAGGCCGACTGTTATGCAGGCCTCTGGGGCCACCACGCGGCGAAGCGAAAGCTCCTCGACGCGGGCGATCTCGACGAGGCGTTGCGCGCGGCAGCGGCCATCGGAGACGACCGTCTGCAGAAGGCGGCGCGAGGCACCGCGAAGCCCGAGACGTTCACGCACGGCACGTCGACGCAGCGCGCACGCTGGTTCCGGCGCGGCTTCGACTCCACGAGGCTCGAGGCCTGCGATACGTTCGCGGCGGTCGAGCTCTGACCGCTCCCGCGTCGGAAGGAGCGCGCCGAGGCGGGTCCCGGGCTTCGCGAGGGTGAGCTCTCGCGCGCTGACTATTTCTTGAAAACCGCCGCCATGCGGCTCACCAGTTGGTCCATGACGGGGCGATACCCGTAGGCGCTGCTCGCGCGATCGCGGGGCTCGCGGGGGCAAATGGAGGCCACGAGGCCGCGATCGCCGAGGGACTGTGCGAGCGCGATGGGGCGCGTCGAGGGCGAAGCGACGCCGCGGATCTGGACCTTGCGGTCGGTCGGCGAGCAGACCGGCGCGTCGGTGGGTTCGCTGCAATCGCAGAAGTCGACGTTCTCCCGGAGGGCGCAGTCGACGGGCTCCGGGAGATCGAACGTGCACGCGTACTGGACGTTCCTGCCCTCCGTGTTCCAGTCGCGCGTGTGGGCGCCATCGGCGGAGGCGCCTTCGCGGGGCTGCAGCGACTCCTGCATGAGCGGGTGTTGGCCGTCGAAGCGATACGCGGCGGGCGCTTCGCCGACGAGCGACCGATAATCCGTGTCGCCGAGCTTCGTCTTGTACGGAGCGCTGTTCGTCGCGGAAAGATCGTCCGGGGCCTCGGTGAGCAACTGCCACGGCACCCCTCCGATGACCGTGAAGAAGATCTTGTCGGGGGTGCGCGGGCCGGGCGCAAGCTCACAGAGCTCCTCGCCTTGCCCGGAGGGCAGCTCGGACGCGAAGAGGGGATTTCGGCACGTCGCTTTCGCCGAGCCGGTGTACGCGAAGGGTTCGCAGTCCGCTCCGTCGCAAGGCTCGTATTCGCTGTCGCGGTGGGGCACCAACGTTTCGGACAAGCCGCGCGCGTAGCGCTCGACGGGATACCGCGGGTCGATGCCGAAGCGTCTCTTCATGTCGAAGAAGCGCACGTTGGGATGGTCCGTGTCTTCCTGGAGGGGGCGCTGACAACCGGGGTCCCCGCTCGCGACGCTCAAATAGCAGCTCGTGCAATCGCCGCTCCCGGGGGCCGTCGCGCATGCGGCCGTGCCCGGCCGCACCCGTTTCGAGTCGGCGAAGAACCAGCTACGGCCGCCAAGGGCCATCGGCGCGACGTTCGACTCGTTCTCGTCGGTCAGAAGCACCACGGCGACCGCCGAGTCGGGTCTCAGGAAGGCCTTCCGTTCGGCGAGGAGCTTGAAGTCGTAGCCTACGTAGCGGACCGTATCCCCGACCTTCACGATGCGCTCGTAGGGATCAGGCTGAACGAGAAACCGGTACGCCGCTTCCATCGGCGACTCGTAGCCGCAGCCGTCTTGGCCGACGCCGTCCAAGATGCGCTGGGCGGCGGCGATGAACCTGCTGGCGTCGGTGAACGGCGTGGTGCCGACGCTCTCCGCATCGCGTGGCTTGCCGGCGTTCGACGCGATAGGCGGAAGCCAGGCGACGAAGGGGACCGGCGTCGCCTCGGCCACAGGATCTTCTGCGCTGCGCACGCGGCCCAGGAGATGAGCCCCGTCGTCGTTGTGCCGTGTGGGCTCCGTCGCGCCGCACTGATCGCCGCCGCGCGCACCGAGTGACGAGGAGATGAAGCCCACATGCAAGTCTGCGAGCGGCAGAAACTCAGGTGTCCCTGCCGGGCATGCCCCACCAATCTCAGCACGGCCGACGCTGCGCCCTTGGTCGTCGAGGCAGCGAGGGCGCACCAGGCGGTCGACGAAATCGGCGATGGCGTGGCGAAGGTACGTCTGCTTCGTGGCCATGCCGGCCGAGTTGTCGACGACGAAGAGCAGATCGAGCTTGTCGGTCGGCGGGCCCGCGGGACTCGCCGGCGTGGCCCCCGGCGAGGCGCCGGCCCCGCCGCCACCGCCGCTTCCGTTGCCGTCTACCGTGGCTCCGCACGCGACGAGTGCGAGGGTCAGCGCCATCCCGGCTTTACGAGTCGTCTTGTTCATGGAGTCCTCCCAAGCGCCGCGCGGCGGATGGACGAGACCGAGTGGCACGCGCGAGCGCGACGCGGCAAATGCCGAATCGATGGCGCGGAGGGCGGTGCTGGGACGCGGTCTGACGTCCGAGCTATGAGGCAGATGCGCCGGCCCGCCACGGGTGGCGGGCGGGCCCATCCGCGTGCGCGGGGCTTGCGTCAGCGACAGGCGCTGCTCACTCTTTCACGAGTCGCCGACAGTAGGTCTCCGAGCCGTTGATCCGCACGATCTTCGCGTCGAGCGAGGTGTTCGCCTCGAAGCGCACCACGAGCGAGCCGCCCTTGCCGTCTTTGAACTCGGCCGCGGCGAACTTGCCCACGGGCTCTCCCTTCACTCGAATCGGATCGGCGTACACGTCGCCCTCGGCAAAGCCCAAGAGGTCGGCGGCGCGCAGCTCGAGGCGACGCGTGCGGCTGCTGCTATCGATGGTGTGCGAGACGACGAGCGCCCCGTCGGTCTTGTCGACCTCGAGCCCGCACGTCTTCTGCAGCGTGCTCATGGCGCCGTTGTATTTGCCCTCGCCGACTTGGCCGAGCAGCGCCTCGCGAACGCGGTCGAAGGCGGCCGCATCGGACGCCACGGCGGGCAGGCTCCACGGCTTGTACGAGGCCACCGCTGCGTACGGTCCCGGCTCCGCGATGAAGTCGACGGGCCCGAGCTGCGCCTTGGTCGGTGCGCTGCGCGCCTTGCACGTGACCGAGATGTCGAAGAACTTCGCGTTCTCACTCTCGCGAACGAGGGTCTTCTTGAAGTCCCCGTCGCAGGAGAAGTACTTCGCGTCCGCTTGGCCGATGCTCTTCCGCTGCAGGATGAGCGGCAGGCGCGACGGCTTGTAGTCGTTGTCGAGCAGTTGCTCCGACGGAATGAACTCGATGTCGCGCTCCTTGCCGAACCACCCGAGGATCTCGGTCTTGTCGTCGCGGCACGATGCGAACGGGTACTCGTGGAACTTCGCGCCCTCGGCGTCCTCGCCGAAGCGAGCCGCATCGCGCACCGACCAGCCGTCCTTGTAGAGGCTGTCCTTGCTCGTCAGATAAAATTCGCGATCGCGGCACGGGAGCGTCTTGTCGCCTCCATCGCTGATGCTGAAGGACTCGACGTGCGAGCTAAAGACGAGCTTGCTCTCGGCGATGGCAAGGTGAAGCGACACGGCCTGGCCGGCCCGCTCGAGCGCGCCCACGTCCTCGTCTTCGCCGCCGGTCGCATCGGAGGACGCTCCGCCGGAACAACCTAGGGAAGCGAGACAGACGAAGGAGCCGAAGAGCGAGAGTTGCGGGAAGCGGATGCGCATGGCCGCGTGTATGCACACGTCGTACCTGGCCCGATCATGGCTTTCGCGCAGTGATTCCCCTGCCCGCGGACGGCTTTGGCCCCCAGCGTCGGCCCCCCCTCAGGCGAACCGATCCATGCCCCATGGAGATGATCCGCGTCCATAAAACGACCGTCACGGGGGGAGCCGCGTGACGCCGTCGGAGCTGCTCCAATAGACGCCGTCGTCGTCAACGGCGATGGCGTTGGGACTGTTGGCGGTGGCCAAGGTGGTCGTGGTGCCGCCCTTGCGAAGGTCCCGCCGACGAATGGCGCCCGTTGTTGCGTTTGCCCAGACGACGGCCGACGCGTTGGGACCAGACCTGTGGATGGCCAGCGCGATGGGGTTCTCCTCGCCGACGGACAACATCGCGATGGCGTCGCCTTGGGCTTTAGCGGCGGTCTTTGGCACGGCGGAAATTCGGCTCGTCCCCGCGTCCGGGGTGCCTTGCACGAAGAAGATCTGCGTCTCGTCGACGGCAAGGTTTCGCGCCGTGTTCAGCTCAAGAGCGACGGCGCGCGGCGGCGCGGTCAGGGCGATGATGGAGTTGAGGCCCGGCGTGGAGCTCACGTACGTGTAGAAAAGAGTGGCGCCGTCGCTGGCGAGCCCGTCGGGGGTGATGCCAATGACGATGGAGGAGCTGTTTACCGGAGCCCGAAGGTCAACGGACACCAAGTTGCCGTCGCTGACGGCGCGGAGCTGATTCTGCCCGTAGACCAGGTGCCGCAGGGTCGCGTTTTTCGCCGGCGCAGGCGCGTAGAGCAACTTGGCCTCGAGTCCGTTGTGCTCGAACCCGAGGATTCGGCACGAGTTGCCGCCCGAGCCATCGGGACCCGTTTCGATCCAGAAAGATCCTCGGCGCGCGAGACGACGAGGTCGGTGACGACTTGACCGGGGCGCGTGACGACGGCCTTGGTGAAGTTGTCGCGCTTCGTCGCGACCTGGATGGCGCTCTGCTTGGTCGACCACCAGTACACCGACGTCGGGCTGACGGTGACCCAAGCTGCCGATGGGTCCGTGCTGATCGGCGTCGCGCCGCGGGGGCACCATCCGGAAGCGCATCGGGCGCGCCGGCATCGGACGCTGCTGCGGCGCTCGCGACAGGAGCTGGCCCCTCCGTGCGATCGCCCAACAGGAGCTGACAGCCCCCGAGGGCGAAGGCCAATGGCGCTGCACAGGCTGCACAGACGGAGCGCGTGCGCATCGGCCTCCAGAGAAGCGGTCGATCTCGAAGCGCGTGGAGTTTTTGCCCCCGTCGAGGGCGCTTCGGCGGCAACGCGGTGGCGCACCCAACGTGTGTGGACAGGATGCGACTCGATGTGAGGACAAGAGGAGCGTCGGCAATTTGGTTCCCGGTCACGAGCGAGTGACGGAACTTGTCGAGCGACGCGTCGGCACTCCCGCGTTTGGCAAACCAGCGCGAAATTGGCCGCGCGCCGTCGCCCGAATCCGAGGCACGCGCCGTGCTCCATGCGAGGCATGCCCAACGAAAGGTCCACCATGTCATTTCGCCACAGTTCCTTTGTGCTCGTCGTTGCTGTTGCCTCCGCCATCGTCGGCTGCTCTTCCGCACCTGACGACGAGAACGCGAGCGACCTTGGAAACTTGAGCCTCTTTGGAGCGCCCACCACCGCCTTTGTCACGGGAGAGATTTCGCGCGGCTCACCGCTGCACGCGGCGCTGCTCCAAGTGCCAGCGGTGGCGCGCAACGTTGTTCCCAAAGGAACCCTCGTGGCGGCGCTGCCGGGCGAGACGAAGATCACGTGGAGCGATGCGCCGTTCGTCGACCGATGCGGCTCGGAGCGCGACTCCAACGTCCGCTGTTTTCAAACTGGACAGTGGCAGCAGGGCGGGACGTTCATCGCTGAGGATGTGTACTGTTACTTCGCTGGGCACGTCCCTTTGGCGGACAACGAGAGCGTGTTGCCGGCGGAGTTCGAGGAGACGACGAACGTTCGTGAGTTCAGGCTCGCGGGAGCTGCGGCTGCCAAGCTTCATGAACTCGCGCCCGCTGTGTGCCAGGGCGCATCGTGCAAGCTCTCTCTCGAGCGTGCCAATCGGCTAGCCCCGCGCGGGCTCTTGCCCTCGCGGTGCGGTGGCGATCCCCATTGAGGCACGCGACCGCGCCGCGGAGGGCCGCCAGGGGCGTCCCGCGGATCGATGCATGCCCTACTCGCGCAACGGCGCGGCGACGTTGTGCGACGGAGTGGGAAACCGTTCCACTTGCACCACAAAAGTGAATGGTAAGTGTAGCGACCAGGGCGGCCATACCGAAGAGTACCCCTCTCGGAGGTTGTCTGAATGGCGGAGCGTGTTGTCCGGATTGGCGAGGGGATGGTGACGCCCGTGGGGCGCGTGGCCGCTGAGGAGCTCAAGCAACGCTCCGGCGAGTGGTGCATCGTCGACGGCTCCGCGGGGCACATGCTCATGCGTCGCCCCACCGAACCCACGCTTCGCCTCGCTGGCGAGATCGAGACGCGCGGGGCCATGTTCGATGTGCTCGCGCTCATGGGGCAGTCCGGATGGTCCGGGACGCTGATCGTTCGAAGCGGCGGCGCGACGCGCACCGTGGTTCTCGAGAAGGGGCGCGTCATCGACGCGACGAGCGACGCCCGCGGTGAGAAGGTCGTCGACGTGATCCTCACTCGCGGGGTCGCATCGCGCGACACCGTCGACCTCGTGGCGCGAACCGCGGTTGTCTCGGGCAGCTCGTTCGTTGAAGCCCTCGAGCAGTCGGGCGCCGTGGTCGCGGC contains:
- a CDS encoding neutral zinc metallopeptidase, which codes for MRFEGEPDYSNVEDRRGRGGGRGVRLGLGGFIVVAVASVAFGRNFFRDLGVDQRPTHTSGTQGGPAGNAGARSAQEKDLERVAVGAFNDAERFWSSALTTPAYRRSTLVLFWDGTRSACGDASAASGPFYCPGDEKVYIDLSFYRELAARFKAPRDFAQAYVMAHEIGHHVQHVLGTEAKMRSAQRRAPGEKNALSVRLELQADCYAGLWGHHAAKRKLLDAGDLDEALRAAAAIGDDRLQKAARGTAKPETFTHGTSTQRARWFRRGFDSTRLEACDTFAAVEL
- a CDS encoding DUF4908 domain-containing protein gives rise to the protein MCSGIYLLCFLGVFGSPPPPGAPPSCAPTSSDSSPDARTPKLRLGHYSSGDGTVGFVFDRRGEPKLRVDGTPEVIVLRARVASSSVTAFIDDDERTWAEGDAWGRVRFLAPGRDPVLVTRDADAAPLPDAPQPALASRLHLAAWSASVEARSGAKVLFELDVASLGGDDAAHRNVTRQVRRLEEAFARIASDDLGRKALTKVKLVRLRSSAAEKPARAIFADGTLTLEAPYAASRGVATTDLVRQLSQSL
- a CDS encoding helix-turn-helix domain-containing protein, whose translation is MGRRAPLVETRPSPGERTRGLLSDRASGQRVEACTHAPDADLRDVVQDFWTGRWDLRGQPPHTSVLLGDPSLHIVFEAGGAHGGSRIVGVWTRVWRRVLEDQGLVRGVKLRPGAARVFLPTAATVFTNRIVPLRDVFGDEVLALEDAVLRPGGDQEAFAAFADWLRKKRRLAPDNEPSLAIALVARVVADSEITTVERLAQVAGVHRRILQRLFREHVGATPKQVIRRNRLQEIAKRMEQGLAPSLAALAADLGYADQAHLARDFKSVVGSSPSAFAARFAKPA